DNA from Aggregatimonas sangjinii:
TCCCCTGAATTGAGCATTCCAAAGCCCTCGATAAAAAATCCATTGGAATACCCTCGGGAAAAATACCTTCTGTAGTAAGGAGTGAATGAATAACTACGATTATTCTCAACTTCAAAGGTCAACCATCCAAACTTTTCGACCTCGGCCTTGTCTACCTTAAAAAACACGCCCAAGCCAAAGGAGGAATTTTCATTTAACACGTATTCGTAATTTACATCAATGGCCTTAAAAGCCATGGCATTAAAAAGGTTCATCTTTAATTCATGGGATGACTCTAAAACAGAAGCTTGCTTTTCCTTGGCCTGCCCGTACCCTAAAATGGTAATACCACTTAGCAACAGGAGTATCGTTAATTTCTTCACAATCTTCATTTCTTAGTAAATGCCCTATTACTTTCTAAATACGTGGATTGGTGTCAGAATTCATGAAATGTAAACATGACGATACGGAAAAAATCCGACCCTGGCTCATTAAAAATTTTCCTTAAACATACTATCCGTGGCGGCAGTGCCGGCGCCGAGGCTTTCTTTAGGCTTATTCTTTCGTTGGTGACTTCTGTATTTCCTGAGAAGAAATGTCTATTTCAAACCTCCATTTTTTGTTGATGTTGTAGCCTTTATTAAGATTAGGTCCCTTTATGGCTCCATATAATCCGGCTGCAAAAATAACCCCTCCACTGATAAGTGGTATAATGT
Protein-coding regions in this window:
- a CDS encoding DUF3575 domain-containing protein — protein: MKKLTILLLLSGITILGYGQAKEKQASVLESSHELKMNLFNAMAFKAIDVNYEYVLNENSSFGLGVFFKVDKAEVEKFGWLTFEVENNRSYSFTPYYRRYFSRGYSNGFFIEGFGMLNSGETVAIDYIDNQPEDMESESMFTELRTYDTYTHFALGISLGGKVTFKKGFLLEFYTGVGTGLNYGGGEGVTRGGLSLGYRF